Proteins encoded in a region of the Neodiprion virginianus isolate iyNeoVirg1 chromosome 2, iyNeoVirg1.1, whole genome shotgun sequence genome:
- the LOC124298944 gene encoding trinucleotide repeat-containing gene 6C protein isoform X6 produces MFPHNSSSHEISTETNAFVQNSKGDVVLLMASCPSGVEEGRRPDSVRSCDIKSANNSTMARPTSHPVATTTTNDFITVLPRQSGELGSAAEGKACQSVASAITKNPANHLLIYDNNKINNHNNAEHNHHKYRKQNKPGSPGQLGSSADNSKSISKLLSDNKDSFSDLSIRVLQLSLKLKVTRGEVRQSAGEPSLVRIPKSDCPPWLSHESSVVENYSLLGSRLDKGENNNLKANLRFISNNNYSKSVILLSSTRDGDYYLLSESGGVREDTALENFRLKNNSSSRWESVKLLAVKYSPVTKHDGACRKLTQNDLQNVKLVILYSDGRLFYEDHRLQDSQNDLDVLDIWFNRPNFVTKLLKLHFDNTATLELLSLAQAQNFATCSSNSLIVSTNESTSLLRSLTDENLTKVEPSRHATVNELMQRICVPLMIECKVYVNGSNNNNIVIGEEMNINNNNPDVIEDIVNVAVCYKTSCTMTTNYRLGFQNDGISYTQATMFTVGALSFQDNNKSNKPLHASFKDDNYQVSAKIDDKFNFNLKSVSKSTLSVRFSDKSETSHATRLNKSDEKMHVLSAVNIPTLTTCEPTMTLKCQPATVASQTNTVPASQVEKHSKVDDKTVLLKSSYLKYDHESTTSNRNSSNHDQNANDFVSLNEESYENDIGFSNTLKNDEHDNDNEDYDDDDDDDNDDDITPKNILQSEKYYQMTSFHDGCAARNDDNCNDNGKRLNTNRPTSNIQKTIELFAIVRDLLSRYQKVYKSDLAQSEIICKQLQKALQSLFNRPYSCNKMYQSSLEYKKRWGIPIISGLAGGGESSLNTGTATSWGSAPPAAPNNNNNNAAQSGWGGTPGNPPVGTGPPNNWGGNNVNRPVTANPNQNQNQGPSGQNIPGEGNVNKVTNPNQSQNPQSGPTTSQSTNATSGNQNNGQWPQGKSSNPGGSGQSQSSQNNNNPSQQSTQPGSSANNNPTNSATSSTVNNATTAVANNPSSKQQLEQLNTMREALFSQDGWGSQHVNQDTSWEVPTSPEPSMTKDGVPMWKPPVNNGTELWEANLRNGGQPPPQQQAKTPWGHTPSTNIGGTWGEDDDAADSSNMWSGAPTPNPPSTAQWPGAAANQSSGMSGGGTSWGDPRMDPRDPRDLRTVDPREMRDPRDHRISLDPRDHMRVMDPMSRDPRMPDMRGDPRGISGRLNGASADAMWGQPPGPQHHQMSHQHPTGPPAKMVNPSGINQWVAPPPKEMMPGKPSGWEEPSPPTQRRNVPNYDDGTSLWGNPAPNPRPMPGGKVSHWKELPTPNMGRGGMPCPPGMPQNRMPGQPGMKPDVSGPMWGHPTGPGGSGGGGGAGAGGSGTGGGGGAGRNGSWGDGPHDTASWEDQKTPSAWNEPPINPPASWGGPTSHKPKPMGPTGGWGDTEMDPTTSWAHPPKQMLTKEVIWNSREFRYLCDLGYKVRISATPKEDVETALRNREMNRDEAHELLIQVRPQDHWRRQDSHAGYDPASQSAAAAGYPPRFNHVAQQISFPPGAGMPSVGASGGMSGSVASASLLKLQQQQQQQAAVQLQQQQPSVTAAPQPPFNQTSRTPQNQPSTQQLRMLVQQIQLAVQEGYLNHQILNQPLAPQTLILLNQLLQQIKVLQQLHQQHSVQLTLKGNSQTGLQISVQITKTKQQIANLQNQIAVQQATYMKQQQQQQHPATPSQASDYYKTSVHDPMSALQNTFSDLTMNKEPQVSQQQSRLNQWKLPSLDKEGDLGTNEFSRAPGTTSKPPTTPGGLTQSHSSPNMNPLLGQGDGTWSSRLGDSGWPDAGTSDSTDGKDWQPGGAAFTDLVPEFEPGKPWKGNQMKSIEDDPSITPGSVVRSPLSLAAIKDPDAIFSSTTKTSPPPSANADTSIPSLSNSTWSFNPPATTPSVFASSKNTWGESAPPPTAVTSELWGAPMSKARGPPPGLGSKGGASASNGWVGLAGVNRSSSSWGLQSGTVGNAAWVSTWLLLKNLTPQIDGSTLKTLCMQHGPVQDFRLYLNHGIALAKYSSRDEAIKAQGALNNCVLGNTTIFAESPADSEVHTLLQHLGHGGQQQTAGTAGSGWGLRTTSKAGPPPDTWGGSSSQLWGAPPGGNSLWSNAGIDSGDQQRATPSSLNSYLPGDLLGGESM; encoded by the exons ATGTTTCCACACAATTCTAGTTCACATGAGATTTCTACTGAAACAAATGCCTTCGTACAAAATTCCAAG GGGGATGTAGTATTATTAATGGCAAGTTGTCCGAGTGGGGTGGAGGAAGGGAGAAGACCAGATAGCGTTAGGTCCTGTGATATCAAATCCGCAAACAACAGTACTATGGCACGACCTACCAGCCACCCCGtcgccaccaccaccaccaatGACTTCATAACCGTCCTGCCACGCCAATCTG GTGAGCTTGGCTCAGCGGCTGAAGGCAAGGCCTGCCAGTCAGTGGCGTCAGCAATCACAAAAAATCCAGCAAATCACCTTCTAATctacgataataataaaataaataaccacAACAATGCAGAACATAATCATCACAAATACAGAAAGCAAAACAAACCGGGTTCGCCTGGGCAGCTGGGAAGCTCCGCCGATAACTCTAAGTCTATTTCTAAGCTCTTAAGTGATAATAAGGATAGCTTTAGTGATCTAAGCATTAGGGTACTACAACTAAGTCTAAAGTTAAAGGTGACAAGGGGCGAAGTACGTCAATCTGCGGGGGAGCCTAGCCTAGTTAGGATACCCAAGTCTGATTGCCCCCCGTGGCTGTCGCACGAATCGTCCGTTGTCGAGAATTACTCCTTACTAGGGTCCCGCCTTGATAAGGGCGAAAACAATAACCTTAAGGCTAATCTTAGGTTcataagtaataataattactccAAATCTGTGATATTGCTCAGCTCAACCCGCGACGGAGATTACTATCTGCTCTCCGAAAGCGGCGGTGTCAGAGAAGACACAgctctcgaaaattttcgattgaaaaataattcttcaagCCGATGGGAAAGTGTGAAATTACTAGCTGTTAAGTACTCTCCTGTTACCAAGCATGATGGAGCGTGCAGAAAATTGACCCAAAATGATCTTCAAAATGTTAAACTTGTGATCTTATACTCAGATGGCCGTCTGTTTTACGAAGATCATCGTCTCCAGGATTCTCAAAATGATCTTGACGTTCTAGATATTTGGTTCAATCGACCAAACTTTGTCACAAAACTCTTAAAACTGCATTTTGACAATACCGCTACATTAGAGTTGTTGTCCCTCGCACAAGCTCAGAATTTCGCCACCTGTTCTTCCAATTCGCTTATCGTTTCGACAAACGAATCCACCTCTCTGCTGCGATCTTTGACCGATGAAAACCTTACGAAAGTTGAACCTTCTCGACACGCTACTGTGAACGAGCTGATGCAACGCATATGTGTTCCATTAATGATAGAATGTAAGGTTTATGTTAAcggtagtaataataacaatattgttattggagaagaaatgaatattaataacaataatccaGATGTTATCGAAGACATTGTTAACGTCGCTGTGTGCTACAAGACTAGTTGTACTATGACTACTAATTATAGGCTAGGGTTTCAAAATGATGGTATTAGCTATACCCAAGCAACAATGTTTACTGTTGGTGCTCTTTCATTTCAGGATAACAATAAGTCTAACAAGCCTCTACACGCTAGCTTTAAGGATGATAATTATCAAGTGTCTGCTAAGATCGACGATAAGTTTAACTTTAACCTTAAGTCTGTATCTAAGTCTACGCTAAGTGTTAGGTTTAGTGATAAGTCTGAAACGTCTCACGCTACTCGACTAAACAAATCTGACGAAAAAATGCACGTTCTGTCGGCTGTTAACATTCCTACACTGACTACCTGCGAGCCTACGATGACGCTTAAATGCCAACCAGCCACCGTCGCATCCCAAACTAACACTGTACCTGCCTCTCAAGTGGAGAAACACTCAAAAGTTGATGATAAAACTGTACTGTTGAAATCAAGTTACCTTAAATATGACCACGAATCAACTACAAGTAATAGAAATTCATCAAACCATGACCAAAATGCTAATGACTTCGTCTCCCTTAACGAGGAATCTTACGAAAACGACATTGGTTTTTCAAACACATTGAAGAACGATGAACATGATAACGATAATGAAGATtatgatgatgacgatgatgatgacaACGACGACGATATCACACCCAAGAATATCTTacaatctgaaaaatattaccaGATGACATCATTCCACGATGGCTGTGCTGCCCGTAACGATGACAATTGCAACGATAATGGCAAACGGTTAAACACCAACAGACCGACCTCAAATATCCAAAAAACGATAGAGTTGTTTGCAATAGTGCGTGACCTGCTCTCTAGGTATCAAAAAGTTTACAAAAGCGACTTAGCGCAAAGTGAAATTATCTGTAAACAACTACAAAAAGCGCTGCAAAGTTTATTCAATCGTCCATATTCTTGCAACAAAATGTATCAATCTTCACTGGAATACAAAAAAAGGTGGGGAATACCGATAATCTCTGGTCTGGCCGGGGGTGGAGAAAGTTCACTAAACACCGGAACTGCCACCAGCTGGGGATCAGCACCACCTGCGGCGcctaacaacaacaacaacaacgccGCCCAATCCGGTTGGGGTGGAACACCAGGAAATCCACCCGTAGGCACTGGACCACCAAACAACTGGGGTGGTAATAACGTGAATCGACCAGTCACCGCAAATCCCAATCAGAATCAGAATCAAGGACCCAGTGGCCAGAACATCCCAGGTGAGG GTAATGTGAACAAAGTAACCAATCCGAACCAATCTCAAAATCCGCAATCTGGACCAACAACATCTCAGTCAACTAACGCAACGTCAGGGAATCAGAATAACGGACAGTGGCCTCAGGGAAAATCCAGCAATCCTGGTGGATCTGGCCAGAGTCAATCTTCTCAGAATAACAACAACCCGTCTCAACAATCCACGCAGCCAGGAAGTAGCGCTAATAACAATCCGACTAATAGTGCAACATCTTCGACTGTAAACAACGCGACAACAGCTGTTGCCAACAATCCTTCATCAAAGCAACAACTAGAACAATTGAACACCATGCGAGAAGCCTTATTCAGTCAAGACGGCTGGGGTTCT CAACATGTGAACCAAGATACGAGCTGGGAAGTTCCAACATCCCCGGAACCAAGTATGACCAAAGATGGCGTTCCCATGTGGAAACCACCTGTAAACAATGGTACAGAGTTGTGGGAAGCTAACTTACGAAACGGAGGCCAACCTCCTCCTCAACAGCAAGCCAAAACACCATGGGGACACACTCCTTCGACAAATATTGGCGGTACTTGGGGCGAGGATGACGATGCTGCTGATTCTTCAAACATGTGGTCTGGAGCGCCGACTCCTAATCCGCCCAGTACAGCTCAGTGGCCTGGAGCTGCTGCCAACCAGTCCAGCGGGATGTCCGGCGGTG GGACCAGTTGGGGCGATCCAAGAATGGATCCCAGGGATCCTCGAGACTTGAGAACTGTAGATCCGAGAGAAATGCGTGATCCGCGAGATCATAGAATATCCTTGGATCCAAGAGATCATATGAGAGTAATGGACCCCATGAGCCGTGACCCACGAATGCCCGATATGCGTGGCGATCCGCGCGGTATTTCTGGCCGTCTGAACGGCGCAAGTGCCGATGCTATGTGGGGACAACCACCAGGACCACAGCACCACCAAATGAGTCATCAACACCCGACGGGACCTCCTGCAAAGATGGTAAATCCATCCGGTATAAACCAGTGGGTAGCGCCACCGCCCAAAGAAATGATGCCAGGAAAGCCGTCTGGATGGGAAGAGCCTTCGCCGCCTACTCAGCGTAggaatgttccaaattacgaCGACGGTACTAGCCTCTGGGGTAATCCAGCTCCAAACCCACGTCCGATGCCAGGTGGCAAAGTTTCCCACTGGAAGGAGCTACCGACACCCAATATGGGCCGTGGAG GAATGCCCTGCCCACCTGGTATGCCGCAAAACCGAATGCCTGGACAGCCAGGCATGAAGCCAGATGTCAGTGGCCCGATGTGGGGTCATCCAACCGGCCCTGGTGGAAGTGGCGGTGGAGGAGGTGCCGGAGCTGGTGGCAGCGGTACAGGCGGCGGTGGAGGTGCTGGCCGCAACGGATCCTGGGGAGATGGACCTCACGACACTGCTAGTTGGGAAGATCAAAAAACACCTTCTGCTTGGAACGAGCCCCCGATAAATCCTCCTGCTTCATGGGGAGGCCCGACAAGTCATAAACCAAAACCTATGGGACCGACCGGAGGATGGGGGGACACAGAAATGGACCCGACTACCAGCTGGGCTCATCCACCGAAACAAATGCTCACCAAAGAAGTTATTTGGAATAGCAGAGAGTTCAGATATCTCTGTGATCTTGGGTACAAGGTACGAATATCTGCTACGCCG AAGGAAGACGTGGAAACTGCTTTAAGAAACCGCGAAATGAACAGAGACGAAGCACATGAACTTCTCATTCAAGTACGTCCTCAGGATCATTGGCGTCGTCAGGACAGTCACGCTGGATATGATCCTGCTAGTCAATCTGCTGCAGCTGCCGGATATCCGCCAAGGTTTAATCACGTTGCCCAACAGATATCTTTCCCGCCG GGGGCCGGAATGCCTAGCGTGGGGGCCTCTGGTGGCATGAGTGGTTCGGTCGCCAGCGCCAGTCTCCTCAAGCtccaacaacaacagcaacaacaagcagctgTACAGTTGCAACAACAACAGCCCAGTGTCACGGCAGCGCCGCAGCCACCTTTTAATCAG ACGTCAAGAACGCCACAAAATCAGCCCTCTACCCAACAACTCCGAATGCTCGTACAACAAATTCAATTGGCTGTTCAGGAAGGCTATTTGAATCATCAGATATTGAACCAGCCGTTGGCTCCTCAGACCTTGATCCTACTTAACCAGCTGTTGCAGCAAATCAAAGTGCTTCAACAATTGCATCAGCAACATTCAGTGCAGTTAACGCTGAAAGGAAACAGTCAAACGGGACTGCAGATTAGCGTACAAATAACTAAGACTAAACAACAGATCGCCAATCTGCAAAATCAAATTGCAGTTCAACAAGCAACGTACATgaaacaacaacagcagcaacaacatcCAGCAACGCCATCTCAAGCATCTGATTATTATAAAACATCTGTACATGATCCTATGTCTGCGTTGCAAAATACCTTCAGTGACTTGACCATGAACAAGGAGCCTCAAGTA AGCCAACAACAGTCTCGTTTGAATCAGTGGAAGCTACCATCCCTGGACAAAGAAGGCGATCTTGGTACTAATGAATTTTCACGAGCTCCCGGTACTACAAGCAAACCGCCGACTACACCAGGTGGTCTCACTCAATCACACAGCAGCCCTAACATGAATCCTTTACTAGGACAAGGAGACGGGACCTGGTCTTCCAGACTTGGTGACAGCGGATGGCCAGACGCTGGTACCAGTGATTCTACAGATGGGAAAGACTGGCAACCCGGTGGTGCTGCTTTCACCGATCTGGTACCAGAGTTTGAACCTGGCAAGCCATGGAAG GGGAATCAGATGAAGAGCATTGAGGATGATCCAAGTATTACTCCCGGATCAGTGGTACGCTCGCCTTTGTCGCTTGCTGCCATTAAAGATCCCGACGCAATATTTTCATCGACCACCAAAACCTCGCCGCCACCTTCAGCCAACGCGGACACGTCGATCCCCAGTCTGAGTAACTCGACTTGGAGTTTCAACCCGCCAGCAACGACACCCAGCGTTTTTGCCAG TTCTAAGAATACCTGGGGTGAATCTGCTCCACCGCCTACCGCTGTTACTTCTGAGTTATGGGGCGCTCCGATGAGCAAAGCTCGAGGACCTCCTCCTGGCTTAGGAAGCAAGGGCGGTGCAAGTGCCAGTAATGGTTGGGTTGGTTTGGCCGGAGTTAATCGATCGTCCAGTTCATGGGGTCTTCAATCCGGTACCGTTGGTAACGCTGCCTGGGTCTCAACTTGGCTTTTGCTGAAAAACCTGACGCCACAAATCGATGGATCTACGCTGAAGACATTGTGCATGCAGCATGGGCCTGTACAAGACTTCAGACTGTATTTGAACCACGGAATTGCTTTGGCTAAATATTCGTCGAGAGATGAAGCTATCAAG GCACAAGGAGCACTGAACAACTGCGTTCTTGGCAACACGACAATATTTGCCGAATCTCCTGCTGACAGTGAGGTTCACACACTGTTGCAACATCTCGGCCACGGCGGTCAGCAACAAACCGCTGGAACGGCGGGTTCTGGATGGGGTCTCAGAACTACCAGCAAAGCCGGTCCTCCCCCAGACACGTGGGGCGGTAGCTCAAGTCAGCTTTGGGGAGCCCCACCCGGTGGTAATTCATTATGGAGTAACGCAGGCATCGATAGCGGCGATCAACAAAGAGCTACGCCAAGCTCGTTGAATTCTTACCTGCCCGGAGATCTTTTGGGAGGTGAGTCCATGTAG